The sequence below is a genomic window from Theobroma cacao cultivar B97-61/B2 chromosome 6, Criollo_cocoa_genome_V2, whole genome shotgun sequence.
AtgtcataattaataataacgTGGTCATATGACATTTTTACCTTTCACATCAACACCAAATGGgtaaaaatgacaagtgacattttgattaatgatatttAGTCAAACATTAATCATAAGgacttatttgactcaaaataaaactaTAGAGACTTGATTAAACGCAATAGAataatggattttttttaatagttcATGAGCTTTTACAAATATTATGCCATATTCCTCTAATTAAGTCACAACACTTGGATTCTATCATGGTCAAGCATGATACCTAGATAGTGGACGCTGGTGCTTCTGATCATGTAGACTATTTCATAAACTACTTTATTTCACTAAGACTAGTGCATAATATGTTTGATCAAATGCCTAATAATGCCAAGGCTTTTGTTACACATGTAGGCACAATCAATTTGACTCCCTCATTGGctttgaataatattttatgtgtGCCTTGNCCCTGTGTGCCTTGATTCAATTTTAATCTTGTTCCTGTAAGTGAACtaacaaaaatcaaagacCACTGTCTTATGTTCAATGCATTATTCAGGGCCTCACCTCATGGATATTGATTGAGCTTGTTAAAGTAATAGTAGGACTGTACTTCATGCAAGATAATCAAGATGcacatttttttcaatttgataAGCTTGTTAAATTTCCTTGAAATGTGTCTATCAAATTGACACAGTTTGCAGattgcattttgtttttcatttatcCAAGGATTCATCGGGGGGTCTTGCTTGCTTACATTTGTGTCTTAAGCTCAAATTGTATAACCTTTTATTATTCCTTCGCAAATGGTATTATGTACTGTTAATTTGCTAATTTTAATAGTGCTCATAATTgacaacaaaaaagaaaatacaaagaaataaaagtactGGAAAATTATCAAAACTTAAGGGGGTGTCAGAAGGAACAAAAACTAATTGGAATTAATGAACATTCCTTCTATCATTTGGAAGAAATGGAAGAActgatttttcttaattagatTGATTGCTGACAAGAACAAGCTTCTGCTGTATGAAATTCCAATTGGTTAAACCCATTGGTAACTTAATTAGTAGGAAAAGCCATGCTAAACATTACATTTTGCTATTACAGAACCAATCAATAAAGAGAAAACTTTGGATGTCTGCTAATTTCTCATGGTCAAGTCCCGTCTTTCTCATACAGTGTAGTGTTGTTGGATGGTATCGATGTCAAGTCCTTTGAGTTTCACAACTGATTCAACATGCCCCTTGAGTGTATGAAACTCCCTCAACCTAGTAAGTAAGATGTAGACATAAATGATGTTAAGACTGTTCCAAGAATAGAACAAGCtagtaaaacaaaaaatcataatCACTAGTGACCATTACCTTGCAACTTCAGCACGTTTCTTGGCTTGTTCAGCGATCTCTGACAACTCTTCGTGGCTGTTCTTGTCATTTAAGATATCTACTGATCCGGAAGTCTGCAAGCCATGAAGGGTGCGTTGAGCTGTGGCCCACTTTGCCTCCCTCTCTTCCCTTCCATAATCCTTCTTTGTTGTGAAAGCAGTCTACATATAAAGTGCATCATGAGAGGGAGAGTTAATATAGTGGAAAACTTATCAAGAAGGAACAGCACTCATTCTCCGTTTTCACCAAGAAAATGATTTACATACCTTATTCTGAAGCAGATTATCCCAGGCCTTTCCACTTAAAGAATATCGGATAAAGAACTTGAGAATATCAAGTGGGATGTAGAAAACTATACTGTAGATCCAAATAACACCAGCCCAACCCCATCCAATGCCTTTCATTCTTGCAAACCCCCAGTTTGCATAAACAGCAAGTATGGTAGCCACCTCAAAAAGTTCAACCGCAGAAATATACCGGTCAGTtgttgtaaaataaattctGTAATGATGTCAAGCAGTTGGGACTGAAATTTTATAGAACTCACCAGTTGTGCTATAATGAAGGCAGTGACGAGCAGGAGACCAGGGCGTTCAATGAAAGACCAGCTCCGAGAGCGAGTGACAAAGATGAGTGCCTGACTCACAATGCTCACTTGAAGGTAGACGGCGGCTGTAAGTTCCTCATGACTGTTCCTAATGGATCTTACCCCGAACTTATCCTGCAATTGTTATCAACCTTTAGCTGatactttaaatggttttaaggAGAATCTAAAGAGTTTTTTCTTACAGAAAAGAAGTCGGACTCTTGAGCAGCCCAAAAGAAAACCACAGTCATGCAAGCAAGGTAGGCGCCAAGGACAATGCCAGTGGCAAAAATCTCCTTGAGCTTCCATGAGTCAGGCATGGGAGATGGCTTAACCCTGTCCTTGGAAATGGTCATAATTGTTCCATCATTGAGAATGGCAATGATCAAAACCATGAAAGGTGAGAAATCAAACTTCCAAATAAGAGCAAGGAGCATGAAACCGAAAACGATGCGGATAGTAATAGAGACAGCATAGATGGTatagtttttcattctctGGAAAATTGCTCTGCTTGTCAAAACAGCACACACAATCACACTTAGCCCTGGCTCTGTTAAGACTATATCTGATGCACTCCGAGCTGCATCAGTTGCATCAGCAACTGCAATTCCTATGTCTGCCTTCTTAAGAGCTGGGGCATCATTCACACCATCTCCAGTCATGCCACAAATATGGTTCCTTTGTTGTAGCCTCTTCACAATCTCATATTTGTGCTCTGAATGGTATTCATTAGTTAGGACAATAATGACTGGTTTTTTTAGCACACTAGCTATATGAAACAACTATCAAGGTAGCACCAAAATGAAATCccatttgaagaaattaattatcatgTGGTCTTGCTTACCACACTAGTGAAAATCGAAATAAATCAAGATGTGACAAGCCAATAAAATGTTTCATGGGAGTGTACATCCTAAGAAGGAACTATTTACCAATTTTCCTTAGGGATAACAAGAAACTTAAGAATCAGGCACACTGAAGCTCAAGTAATAAAAAGAAGATACCATAATTTCAGGAACAAAAAGCTTGTCAACTCAATTACCTGGGAAAACTCCTGCAAAGCCATCAGCCTTCTCAATAAGCTCATCAACACCGATTGCATCAATTGTCTCATCTTTATTTTGGCCAAGGAGAGCTGATGATGGATACATGTTGGTTCCCATGCCAAGCCTCCTACCAGTTTCCTTACCAATAGCTAGCTGATCACCAGTTATCATCTTGACATTGACACCAAGATGGAGTGCACGACGAATTGTCTCTGCACTATCATGTCTTGGAGGATCGAAGAGAGGCATAAGACCCACAAATTCCCAGGGATCTCCTGAGCTCTCTTTACTTTTCTCTGGCACAGTCTACAAAATCAAAAAGTTTATTCGACAATAagcttttcttctcattttttcttaaatgaaATAGTTATGAAGAAAATAGCATACAAACTCACTTGTCTAGCCACACCAAGAGAACGTAGTCCACGGTCAGCAAACTTATCAATGATATCATGTGCTTTCTTCTTCACATCTTCTCGAAGGTTGCAGAGGGAAATAATCTGGTAGAGATGTCAGGTAAAAATAAGAAGCAGAAAAAACTAtgaatataagaaaaaaacttgGGCATAAGATCCTGCTGATCCTTTACCTGCTCTGGTGCACCTTTGCTAACTCTATGccaactgccatcagagtcaATGTATGTCATGGCTGTACGCTTGTCGACTGGGTTAAAGGGAAAGAAATGCACCTCTGTGATATCTGCTCTAGCctgtaaaaccaaataaaaagtGATGTTTATTGCATTTCATTAATATGAGATATAGGCCAGAATGATCAAATATAACAAACAGGCTCTCTGAGGCAAGTAGTTGCCATGATCAGAAAGCTTTGTAGCTCCTAAAGTGAAAGGAGTCAACAAAAATATGGAAGGGGTTGACATATGCAAGCAAAGAATGATTTACCTCCTTGGGGTCGCCAAGCATTCCAACAACGCAGGCATCAATAGCATCTTGATTCTCAACCCTAGAGGCCCTAGCAGCAAGTAATAGAAGCATGTCCTTGTCAACATCCTTTATGAACACCTGAAATTTCACTTTCATGGTCAATGATTTATGTTTCCCAACGACTATATGATTTCTTTGATTGGCTCCCATATTTTAAAGtatattatgtttaattacTGCTTTTGAATCctaaatcattaaaatatcCCTATTCTCTATTTATTTATGTCTTTAATTTAAAGACCAACCTCAATCATGCTCTTGTCTACAGTAAGCTTGTTGAGAGTAAGTGTTCCAGTCTTGTCACTACAGAGTACATCCATTCCAGCCATTTCCTCAATAGCTGTCATTCTCTTAGTGATAGCTCCTTGTTGCGAAAGCCGGTGAGATCCAATGGCCATTGTCACGGATAAAACTGTTGGCATGGCAATTGGAATCCCTCCGATGAGAAGCACCAACAGATTATCAATTCCATCTCTGTACCTGCGACGCTGGATTGGATACATCACCAGTATCTCAATAACCATTCCTATTGCAATTGAGCATATGCAGAAGTTTCCAATTGCTGTCAGCACCTGATCAAACAATCACCATCCAGTGTACATCAGATACAAAGTGAAGAACAGCTGTAATTTCAAACTTAACAATATCGATATAGGATCTCCTAATGCAGTTATATAGTTATGATATTTCTTCCTTTGCcacaaattatttaaatttagcTTGCCACATTACCTTCTGAAAGTGCCCTGCGTTATTGGTGCTATCAACAAGGTGAGCAGCTTTTCCAAAGAAGGTGTGTACGCCAGTGGCAATAACAACGGCCTCAATCTCACCTTGCTTGACAGTAGAACCAGAAAATACCTCATCCCCCGAGTTCTTGCTTACTGGCAAAGACTCACCAGTTAGGGCAGACTGATCAATCTTGAGTGGATCACCTTCAAGGAGACGTGCATCTGCTGGGATGATATCTCCTAACTTGATGCTGATGATATCTCCCGGTACCAAGATTGCAGCTTCTTGCTC
It includes:
- the LOC18595399 gene encoding plasma membrane ATPase, which encodes MVDKENSLQEIKSENVDLERIPIEEVFEQLKCTKEGLTSEEGHKRLQIFGPNKLEEKKESKFLKFLGFMWNPLSWVMEIAAIMAICLANGGGKPPDWQDFLGIVVLLLINSTISFIEENNAGNAAAALMAGLAPKTKVLRDGKWCEQEAAILVPGDIISIKLGDIIPADARLLEGDPLKIDQSALTGESLPVSKNSGDEVFSGSTVKQGEIEAVVIATGVHTFFGKAAHLVDSTNNAGHFQKVLTAIGNFCICSIAIGMVIEILVMYPIQRRRYRDGIDNLLVLLIGGIPIAMPTVLSVTMAIGSHRLSQQGAITKRMTAIEEMAGMDVLCSDKTGTLTLNKLTVDKSMIEVFIKDVDKDMLLLLAARASRVENQDAIDACVVGMLGDPKEARADITEVHFFPFNPVDKRTAMTYIDSDGSWHRVSKGAPEQIISLCNLREDVKKKAHDIIDKFADRGLRSLGVARQTVPEKSKESSGDPWEFVGLMPLFDPPRHDSAETIRRALHLGVNVKMITGDQLAIGKETGRRLGMGTNMYPSSALLGQNKDETIDAIGVDELIEKADGFAGVFPEHKYEIVKRLQQRNHICGMTGDGVNDAPALKKADIGIAVADATDAARSASDIVLTEPGLSVIVCAVLTSRAIFQRMKNYTIYAVSITIRIVFGFMLLALIWKFDFSPFMVLIIAILNDGTIMTISKDRVKPSPMPDSWKLKEIFATGIVLGAYLACMTVVFFWAAQESDFFSDKFGVRSIRNSHEELTAAVYLQVSIVSQALIFVTRSRSWSFIERPGLLLVTAFIIAQLVATILAVYANWGFARMKGIGWGWAGVIWIYSIVFYIPLDILKFFIRYSLSGKAWDNLLQNKTAFTTKKDYGREEREAKWATAQRTLHGLQTSGSVDILNDKNSHEELSEIAEQAKKRAEVARLREFHTLKGHVESVVKLKGLDIDTIQQHYTV